One window from the genome of Desulforamulus ruminis DSM 2154 encodes:
- a CDS encoding peptidylprolyl isomerase, translating into MYKNFRSGFFVLLSLVILLTGCANNKANVVAVVNGEEITRPQLDKQVNLQIENYKQQGLDLTTNENKEMKSQLEQSVLEDMITRALLLQEAEKEKLVLSKEEVDKKMAEIKKGFTKEEDFKKVLEQYKLTEDDLREQLILEDASQKLYDKVTADVKKPTDEEITQYYNEHKEVFGTPEKLDVKHILFAIDSKDANTPKRTDAEALQAAKLALAEVTQQGRDFAAVAREKSDDLGSRDSGGSYTIDKGAGTTDPAFEQAAAALKPGEITKEPVKSQYGYHIIKLEKIEPATQKTLEEVKGDIATQLESQTKQTKFSQFMDELKKKAKIENKIAPKTGDSSKK; encoded by the coding sequence GTGTATAAAAATTTTCGTTCCGGTTTCTTCGTCTTGTTAAGCCTTGTGATCCTTTTAACGGGTTGTGCAAATAACAAAGCCAATGTTGTTGCCGTAGTTAACGGCGAGGAGATCACCCGGCCGCAGTTGGACAAACAGGTAAATTTACAAATCGAGAACTATAAACAACAGGGTTTGGATTTAACCACCAATGAAAATAAAGAGATGAAGTCCCAACTGGAGCAAAGCGTACTGGAGGATATGATTACCCGGGCCTTGTTGCTGCAGGAAGCGGAGAAAGAGAAACTGGTCCTTTCTAAAGAAGAAGTAGATAAAAAAATGGCGGAAATCAAAAAGGGCTTTACCAAAGAAGAGGACTTTAAAAAGGTTCTGGAACAATATAAATTAACCGAAGACGATTTAAGAGAGCAGTTAATTCTTGAGGATGCTTCCCAGAAACTTTATGATAAGGTGACCGCCGACGTCAAGAAACCTACCGATGAAGAGATTACCCAATATTACAATGAGCATAAAGAAGTATTCGGTACACCGGAAAAGTTGGATGTAAAGCATATCCTATTTGCCATTGACAGCAAGGATGCCAACACGCCCAAACGGACCGATGCAGAAGCTTTGCAGGCAGCCAAGCTGGCACTGGCCGAGGTGACCCAGCAGGGGCGTGATTTTGCCGCAGTGGCCCGGGAAAAATCCGATGATTTGGGCAGCCGTGACAGTGGCGGCAGCTATACCATTGATAAGGGTGCAGGAACCACCGACCCGGCCTTTGAGCAGGCTGCGGCGGCATTGAAACCCGGTGAGATTACAAAAGAACCGGTAAAAAGCCAATATGGTTACCACATTATTAAGCTGGAAAAAATAGAGCCTGCCACTCAAAAAACCTTGGAAGAGGTTAAAGGGGATATTGCCACTCAATTAGAAAGCCAAACAAAACAAACCAAATTTTCCCAATTCATGGACGAGCTGAAGAAAAAGGCTAAGATAGAGAACAAAATAGCCCCAAAAACAGGCGATTCGTCAAAAAAATAG
- the spoVT gene encoding stage V sporulation protein T: protein MKATGIVRRIDDLGRVVIPKEIRRTLRIREGDPLEIFVDREGEVILKKYSPIGELGDFAKEYADSLYEALGHIACIADRDTIIAVAGAPKKEFINKPIGPNVEKVMEDRKAVIINNPGNDPHCKECGITEDGECKYSSEVIAPIISEGDPIGAVILASKDPDMKMGEMELKLAETAAGFLAKQMEQ from the coding sequence ATGAAGGCAACGGGAATCGTTCGTCGTATTGACGATTTAGGTCGAGTGGTTATCCCTAAAGAAATAAGAAGGACCTTACGGATTCGTGAAGGAGACCCCCTTGAAATTTTTGTTGACCGGGAAGGCGAGGTAATACTTAAAAAATACTCACCCATCGGGGAGTTGGGAGATTTTGCCAAAGAGTATGCCGATTCATTATATGAGGCTTTGGGGCATATTGCCTGCATCGCCGACCGGGATACAATTATTGCTGTAGCTGGGGCTCCGAAAAAAGAATTTATTAATAAACCGATCGGACCTAACGTAGAAAAAGTTATGGAAGACCGGAAAGCGGTTATCATTAATAATCCGGGTAACGATCCTCATTGTAAGGAATGTGGCATTACCGAAGACGGTGAATGCAAATATTCCTCAGAGGTGATTGCTCCGATTATTTCCGAAGGAGACCCTATCGGCGCAGTAATCCTAGCCTCCAAAGATCCAGACATGAAGATGGGAGAGATGGAACTTAAACTGGCCGAAACCGCTGCAGGCTTTCTGGCTAAACAGATGGAGCAGTAG